In Armatimonadia bacterium, the genomic stretch GGAGCCGTCCGTCGCCACCAGGCCGAAGTCGACGCGGGTTCCCGGCTGGTTGAGATGCGCGGTGAAGTCGGCTCGGCGAACCTCGGCCCCGGTGAGTTCAGGTTCGTCGGCAAGCCCGATCTTGGTGATCACTCCGTCCTTGCGGGTGAGCTTGAGGCGGGCGAGTAGGATCTTGCTGCCGCCGGCATCGCGACCCCTGAGGGAGAGGCGGTCTCCGTCGAAGAGACCGATGAGGAGATCATAGGTGTCGAACTTGTCCGCCGGCACTGTGACCTCATAGGGGCCGTCGGTGATGATCTCGCCGGCCTTCCACTCGCTAGTCGGCTTCGGGGTAGTGTGGTCCTGCTGGAAGACGATGCCCTCACTGCCCGGCCCCTCGGTGTTGCAGAAGTGGACGAAGCAGTGGTAGTCGCGGTCCAGATTCTGTCCGACGACCCATTCGTAGGTGACACGGACGCGGTCGCCGCCCAGGTACTCGAAGCTCTTGAGGCGTGGCTCGACGGAGACTGCACCGCGCAGGTAGGGCATGTTGAAGGAGGTGCGTGCGTCGGCGAAGAGGTACTCCGGGCACAGGGCGTAGTCGGCGTACTTGCCGTCCTGCAGGACCATGCAGACCTCGGTGTCGGGACCAAGGGCGAGGAAGCCCCACTGAGGCAGCGTGCGACCCTCGACGGTCCACGGGTCCTTGCTCCAGTTCACCCACAGCGTCAGGCCACTGTCATACTGGATCCTCTGCCGCCAGCGTTCGTCGACCGCCAGGGCGACACTCGCGTTGACGTAGGCGCCTTTGACCTCGTAGCTGATCTGCACAGGCTTGGCGGTGCCGGTGAGGCGCTGCACGGCGTGCATGAGATGGTGTTCCTTGGCGACCCACTGGAGGTTGTTGACCTGCGCAGCGCCGATGAATCCGGCGTGACCGTAGGCGAGTTCCTGCGCCCGGTACTTGTCGATCTGCTCGACGGTGCCCGTGTCCACGCCGAAGCGGTGACCGTAAGCGCGCTGGAACCAGCGCTCGTAGTAGCCCATGCCGTGGTTGACCATCTGCGGATGGATCTTGAGCAGGTCGAAGTCGAGGAAGGGCACGTGGTTCTCACCGCCGGCCACCTGGGCCTCAACGCCGTCGCACTTGCCTGCCCAGTAGAAGTGGTTGGCTCCCTCACCGAAGAGCGGGCCGCCGTGGCTGGTGCGCATGAAGTCGAAGAGAGCGCCGTCGTTGAGCACCTTGGCGCGACACATGGCCGCCATCGGCTGGCTCGCCTCGTGGTCGAGTTGATGCCAGGGCGGGACACAGGTGTGCACGTCCAGGTAGGCGGCGTTGGTGGCGAAGCGGCGATGGATCTCGGGTGAGTTCTGCTTGGCATAGCCCAGGGCGCGGTCGCACTTGAGCCCGAAGCTCTGCACGCCGGTGCCGGCGTTGTACCAAGCCTTCGAGGGTGAGCCGTCTGCTTGCAGGACGCGGGCCGCGGGATCGTAGGAGGGTGCATCGGGGTACAGGTCGATGTAGTTCTCGTGGAGCGACCACACGTACCCGGCTTCGTTGGCGGCCTTCCCGAACTCGACCATGCCCTCGTCGCCGCCGTAAGCCGGATTGGCCGGGAGATGATCGGGGAGCTTGACGTCGTACCCGTAGCGCTGCCAGACGTGGTTGATGATCGCCACGTGATCGACGCCGTTGTCCTTGAGCTCGCGCAGGTTCTCGGCATCGCCCTGGTAGGTGCCCTTGTTGTGGCCCCAGATGTCCAGCATGATTCGCGGGCCGAGAAGGTCGAGGTAGGAGGAAGCTATCCACGGGGAGTTCGGCAGCACCTCGCTGATGTTGGGTGAGACCGCGATGTAGCCGCGCTCACTCAAGCGGTTACGGGTGCCATCAGTCTTCGGGTCGTAGGAGGCCTGGCCCTGCGGACAACGCGAGGAGTTGGACCTCGTCCAGTCCAGGTAGCGGCCTACGAAGAGGTTGTCTGCGGGAAGGTAGCTGAGCGGACCGCCCGGCAGATAGGGAACGTTCAGTGCGCGTCGCATCTGGGCTCCGGAGACGTTGCCCAGGGACAGGTCGCTGACCACGGGCTCATCGCAGGTGACCTGCAGCGCCAGGGCCTTTCCGCGGATCTCGAAGAGCCAGGTCAGACGCGGCTTGTCGGCGCCGAGGTCGTATTCCCAGACCGCCTTGAGGAGGCCGCCGGGCAGGAGGTTGATCGCCACCAGTCGGGCGCTCCGCGCTGAGAGGATCTCCTGCTTGCCCGCGGTGGTGCTCACAAACCGGACGCCGCCACCGGTGGCGGGCTTGAAGCTGCGCCCGTCGTCGAAGCGGACGGTGAAGTCATCCAGGGTCCCGGTCTCGGGCGTGTAGCGATAGACGAGGTGCCCGTCGGCGGCATCATAGGTGAACTCGTAGCCTCCTGCCACCTGGGTTACCGTGGTCTTGCAGTCCAGGAGATTCGAGGGGAGGACGCCCTGCTTCGGGTCGTTGCTCAGCCTGGCAAGACTTACGTCGGCTGTTGCGCGATAGGCACGAGTTGAGGTGAGCTCAGAGACCAGCGACGTGCGCGCGGTCTCGCCAGAGCCGGCGGTGATCCGCGGGGCGCCGAAGTAGGAGAAGTCGAAGGAGGCGTCGTTCTTCGGGCCCGGTTCGGTCTGAAGACGGACAACAACTTCCTGGCCGGCCCAGGGAGAGAGGTCGAAGTGGTAGTCGCGCCATTCGCCCTTGTCGTGGAACTGGCGCATCAGCTCGCGAGCTCGACCCTCCGCGCCGAGGTATGCGCTGAAGGTTACTCCGTCGCTCTTGTCCGGGACTGCGACGTCGGGACGCATTGCGATACCGAAGTCCAGCGAGATGGGTGTGACCTTCGGCAGCTCGAGGCGGTAGTCGACCCAAACCATGCCGGGGCCGACGCGCCAGGGGCTGTGAAGCAGCATGGCAGAGCGCCCGAGGAGGTAGTCGTTGGGCTGGTAGGCGATCCCGCTCTTGTCCTCGAAGTCGCCCATCCAGGACTCGGGCATCTGCACGACAGGTTCACCATAGGACTGGTACGAGATGGAGTAGATGCCGATATCACCCAGCGCTGTGACGCCGGGCGGCACGCGGATGGTCAGGTCGTCGGCACAGGAGACCGTTGTGAGCATCACCATGAGTAGGGCAAGGATCCGTGGGGACATACAGGGCACCTCCGGGGAACAGATGGTGGCAGAGCTGAGCAGCGAAGGCAAAGCAAGGCTGAAGACAGTGCCGAAGAAGGGTGAGGCAAGGGGAGCCGGTGGCGTGGATCGTGCAGCTACCGTGCCACCGGCTCCACATGGGTGGTTACTTGATGTGGACGACGGTCTCGGTGTTCAGGGATTCGATGGCGGCGGCAAGGACCTTCTGCGCTGCCAGTCCTGCCTCGCCGGACCCGTCGATGTCCTCCGGCGCAACGCCCTCGTCAACCTGCTTGACGAAGGTGGTGATGCGGTCGCGGAAGGTGTCGACGAAGTCGCGCATTCCGCCGAAGAGGGAGGGTTCGGTGTAGACGACCTTCTCCAGCGTCCCGGCGGGGTAGAGGGTCACCTGCTTGAAGATGTCCTCGATGACGAAGCGTCCGCCTGTGCCGGCGACTTCGCAGCGCTCCATGGGGTGCCCACGCATGATGTCATAGCTGCCCGTGAGGGAGCCGACGACACCGTTCTTGAACTTGAGGTTGAACTGGGCGGTGGACCAGATCTTCCGCCCCGGGGCCTTGGTGGCGAAGCACTGCACGGCCTCCACGTCGCCGCAGAAGTAGCGCATGATATCCACGGTGTGCGGGTGGAGGGCCTTGAGCTGGAAGTAGGGCGAGGACTCGCGCGGGTTCATGATCCACATGGACATGTTGATGAAGAGCAGGTGGCCGAGGCGACCCTCCTCGACCCACTTCTTGGCGAGGCGGTGTGCGGGATTGAAGCGGTGGTTCAGGTCGATGCCGAAGCAGCGGTTCATCCGCTTGGCCGTGGCGACCATCTTCTCGGCCTGGGCGATGTCGTTGGAGATGGGCTTCTCGCACAGGACGTGGCAGCCGGCCTCAAGGGCCTGACAGGTGGGAAGGCAGTGGTCGCTTCCGTATTCCTCGCCGCCGGTGGCGACGCTGCAGAGGTCGGGCTTTAGGGCCTCGAGCATGGTCGGGACGTCGTAGAAGGCAGGGACACCGAGGCGCTCAGAGGCTGCGTCGGCGCGGTCCTTGAGGATGTCGCAAACACCCACCAGCTCGGCCAGCGGGTTCTCTCTGTGGAGGTCCGCATGGCGGTTACCGATGGGACCCAATCCGATTACACAAACGCGTTGCATGACTCGTCTCCTGTATTTCGGGAACGGCGCTGGGGCGCACAACCGGCGCCCATGAACAACGGGGCCTTTTCGCCGCGGAGGGCGAAAGGTCCTGTGTGGCAGTGAGTGAGACCGGCCGGGCTAGGCCTCGGGTTCCAGCGGGATGACCATGTTCCAGGTGCGTGTTACGGCCCAGGTGCGCAAAGACTCCGGGTCGTCCGGTCCTGAAGCCGTCGCCATGAACAGGTGCGTCGGCCGTTCATCCTTAAGCAAGAGCTGCGGGCGCTCCAGGTGTGACTGAACCGTCTGCGTGCCGTCGCTCCAGACAATCCGGCGCGAGTAGGCCGGCGTGTTGTCTGTGAGCTGCCAGGACACCCCGTCGGCGGAAGTCGCATGGATGCCTGCGCCAATCTCGCCGGTGATGCCGGTGAGGTCCTTTGCGAGCATCTCGAAGTGATCGCCGGTCTGCCAGATGCAGGGGTCCTCGACGAAATGGCCGCCCTCGAAGGAGATCACCGGGTCGTCGCTGATCCGCTCAAAGGGAGCGCCGAGAGTGTCGGCCATCGCGGCACCCAGTCGAAGTCCCTGCGGCGTGTTCGAGCGATAGACCAGGAGAATCCGGCCATCGGGGAGCACGCAAGGCGCCGGGTTCGTCACCACGGTGCCGTCCCACTTGCCCGGTCGAGGCTCGAGCACTGGGTGATCGAGCCGCTCCCAGGGGCCATAGACTGAGGAGGACGTCGCCAGGCCGATGCGGATGCTATTGTAGCACTCTTCGGGCTCCAGGTAAGTGGAGCCAATGTACATCAGAAGGTACTTGTCGCGCCACCTGTGGATGGTAGGGTTATGCGTCATCATCCCGTCCCAGTAGCGCGGGCCACGTGCCGGGAGCACGATCTCCTCGAACCGGTAGGGCCCCTCGGGTACGTCGCTGACGGCCCGCACGATCTCCGAAGCCCGCAGGTAGCCCTTGAAGAAGGGCAGCGACTGAGGCCAACGGGCCGCGAACATGTGGAAACGGCCGTCCTCGCCCTGGATGACTGAACCGCACCACACCCAGTAGCCCTCCATGGAGAAGCCGCCACCGACCGGAGCGGGGAGGAGTCTGTCAGAGAAACTCACGAGTCTTCACCTGATTCTGTTGGGGGACTGCGGCGCAGCGACCCCTTGCGATGCGGCGTCGCCGAGAGCTTAGCTTCCGGCGGCAGGTTCGTAGAGCCGGCGCTGGAGACCTCCTGCTGGAGCCCTCGCAGCCACCCGGCATCGAAGCTCGGGAAGGCCGAGGCCAGTTCCCTGGCGACCTGCGGCGGCACACCACAGCTTGCCAGACCTCGGCGGAAGCTACGCACGGCACGACGCCGTGCCAGCAGGAACCCAGGCACGAGCAAGCTCAGCCGCAGCAGAAGCCGGAGCAGGGCCCCCAGTGGGAAGCGCCTCACGCTGTCGGCCTCACTGGCAGGACTTGAGGGTCTGCACGATTCCCTGGAGGCTGCTCATGTAGCCCTTGGCCATCTGCAGGGCGTCTTCCTCGGGAATGCCGCTCGCCAGCAGCTCCTTGTAGAAGGCGCCGACGGCCTTGCCCAGATCCTCGCCGGCCTGCGGCGAGAACAGCGTCGCTCGCAGTTGGTTGAGGAGGTCCGGCACCCTCTCACTGACGATCTGGAGTATCTCACGCAACTTTTCCGCATCGTGGTCCGCACCCTCGGGCATGTCTCTCTCCACCTTTCGTGGATCGCCCCGCCGGTACTCGGGGTGGTTGCATGGTAGCGCCGACTCCTACGGGCCGTAGACCTCGATCTCGTCGAGCATGACCCAGACCTTGCGCTGGGCGATAACACGGACGAAGCGTGCCTCCGTGGGCGGCAGTTGCACCGACATGAAGGTGGCCTTCCCCTTGTTGCCGGGTTCCTCCGGGTGTTCGGTGGTGACCTGCTCGGGTGTCCACTCCTTGCCGTCGAGAGAGGTCGACACGCTCAGACGCGGCGGGAAGTAGACCGCGCCGGGACCGCCGCCAAGGCAATGAACGCGGACCGTGCGCACCTGCTGCGGCTTGAGCAAGTCGACGATCACGCCGGGCTCACCGCTTGGCCATCCCACGGCCTTGGACCAGCCACCGCCCTCTCGAGTGTAGTCGCCATCGGTGAGCCGGAGGCCGTCGTCGGCATACTTGGCTTCTGAGGAGGGCGTCGGGAGCAGATGGTAGGGGCAGCCCTGAACGACGTTGCGACCGTCGGAGACCGCCTGGATCTCGCTGATCATGATCCAGCCGCTGCCGGTCAGGTTCAGGCGGAGGAAGCGTGTGTTGATCCCGCCTGCGGGCAAGGTCAACCAGGCGAGCTCGTTCAGCCCGTCGGTGGTGGTGGCGCTATAGGTGACCTCACGCTGGACCGGCCCCAGGTTCATGAGTTGCCAGGTCTCGCCGTCGGAGGAGCAGCGCGCCTCGATCACGTCGGGGTAGTTGACCGCTGCGTAGCCGCCTCCCTGCATGTGCAGGCGGATCGCGTCGATCTTCTGCTCGCGCTGAAGGTCCAGGAGCACGGAGACCGGCTGCGAGTACCAGCCGACCGTGCGGCCGTCTCCGAAGCCCGTCTCGGTAAGCAGCCCGTCGGTAAGCTCACTACCGTCCGTGTCCGGGTACTTGGAGCTGAAAGGCTGGGTCAGGCTGTAGGGCTTCTCCTGCGCAAGGTTGGGTGTGCGGCACACCTGCAGCTCATCCCAGCCGACGTCGGCCGGTCCCGAGAGCTCGAAGGTGACCCGGCGTGCCTCGCCTCGGGGCAGGGGCAGCTCAGTCCAGCAGTCGCCGCCTGGGGTCGCGGATTGCCAGGGACCCGTCTGGGTTGCTGCAGCGCCCGTCTCGAGGGTGACACGGTAGCGAATCCTGGCCTCCTCGGCGGCGTCGAGTTTGCGGCCTGGAAGCCGGTAGTGAGCCAGGGCCGAAGACAGGTACCAGCTCTCGTCGAGGTCGAAGACCGCCTTGCCGCTGCCCGTGCTGAAGTGGACCGCACCGGCGCTATCCGGGGAGTTGCCAACGCGACCGTCGACGAGTTCCGCGCCGCCGGTAGCTCTGGCGTCTGTGGCGGCTTGTCCCTCCAGGGCATAGGGTACGCCCCAGAGGAGATGGGCAGCGGGCATGACCACGATCTCGTCCACGCCGACCTGATCCTGAGGCGATCCCTTCAGGACCACCTTGATCCAGTCCGCCCGCTGAGGTGTAAAGGGGAGAATCACGAACCCCGCCTGCGAGCCACCTCCGATGTCCGGCAGTCGCGGGCAGGCTACCTCGGCGGCAAGCGTGTAGCCGGTTATTCCGCGGCGAAGGAAGACCTGCACGGAGGAAGGCGGCTTGAGGGAAGACGCCTCGCGGGCGACCAGATGCACGCGCACATCGCCCACAATCTGCGTGCCGTCCAGACGGACCTCGACTTCCGTGCCGCCCGGAAGGGACTCCACGCGATCCTCAAAGCCGGGACGCGTGCACCACAGCCCATCGGTAAGACGGTCTCGGACGGCTGGCCCGGTGACCGCCTTGGCGTTCTCGCACAGGGACACCGGACGACGGCGGTAAGTGCCCTTGTGGAAGCGGTAGAGGTCGTCGTAGAGGCGGTTGCACTCGGGAAGCGGACTGTCGTGAAGGCGGGCGATGGAGTCATAGGATTGGTAGTAGGCGCGGACGGCGTCCTTCATGTAGCCGTCCAGCTCCTCGACGCCGTGGTTGAGGTAGAGCTGTAGCTCGAGACGCTGCCCGGGGTCGCGGTCTGTGGCGTAGTCAAGCTCCATCTCCACGCCGAGGCCGTGCTCGCGAGCCGCGTTGGCGTTCTGGGTGAGACGATCCTCATCGGGGACGACCATGCCCCGGGGCACACCCATGAAGGCGTAGTTCGGCTGCACGATGGCGAAGTCGAGGCCGAGGTCACGCCAGCGGTCATAGCCGGGCGCCTTGAACCAGGGGATCCAGTGGAAGCCGAGGTTTCGGGCTCGGACGTCGGCGGCCACGGTCTTGAGGATCGCGGTCTCACGCTCGTGAATGCCCTCGTTCATCCAGTAGAAGCCCCAGAGGCGCAGGTGACGGTAGGACTGGGCCTGCCAGCGCTCCATGCACTGGCTCAGGAACCAGCGGAAGGCCTTGATGCGGTCGGCATCGTTGGCGGGGTCCTCGTTCCTGCCGTCACCGTCCACATCGCCGAAGGAGGCCAAACGCGGGCTCAGGTAGGGGATCATGAGGATGACCGGGCAGGTGTGGTTCGGATCGCCCAGCTTCTG encodes the following:
- a CDS encoding DUF5696 domain-containing protein; translated protein: MSPRILALLMVMLTTVSCADDLTIRVPPGVTALGDIGIYSISYQSYGEPVVQMPESWMGDFEDKSGIAYQPNDYLLGRSAMLLHSPWRVGPGMVWVDYRLELPKVTPISLDFGIAMRPDVAVPDKSDGVTFSAYLGAEGRARELMRQFHDKGEWRDYHFDLSPWAGQEVVVRLQTEPGPKNDASFDFSYFGAPRITAGSGETARTSLVSELTSTRAYRATADVSLARLSNDPKQGVLPSNLLDCKTTVTQVAGGYEFTYDAADGHLVYRYTPETGTLDDFTVRFDDGRSFKPATGGGVRFVSTTAGKQEILSARSARLVAINLLPGGLLKAVWEYDLGADKPRLTWLFEIRGKALALQVTCDEPVVSDLSLGNVSGAQMRRALNVPYLPGGPLSYLPADNLFVGRYLDWTRSNSSRCPQGQASYDPKTDGTRNRLSERGYIAVSPNISEVLPNSPWIASSYLDLLGPRIMLDIWGHNKGTYQGDAENLRELKDNGVDHVAIINHVWQRYGYDVKLPDHLPANPAYGGDEGMVEFGKAANEAGYVWSLHENYIDLYPDAPSYDPAARVLQADGSPSKAWYNAGTGVQSFGLKCDRALGYAKQNSPEIHRRFATNAAYLDVHTCVPPWHQLDHEASQPMAAMCRAKVLNDGALFDFMRTSHGGPLFGEGANHFYWAGKCDGVEAQVAGGENHVPFLDFDLLKIHPQMVNHGMGYYERWFQRAYGHRFGVDTGTVEQIDKYRAQELAYGHAGFIGAAQVNNLQWVAKEHHLMHAVQRLTGTAKPVQISYEVKGAYVNASVALAVDERWRQRIQYDSGLTLWVNWSKDPWTVEGRTLPQWGFLALGPDTEVCMVLQDGKYADYALCPEYLFADARTSFNMPYLRGAVSVEPRLKSFEYLGGDRVRVTYEWVVGQNLDRDYHCFVHFCNTEGPGSEGIVFQQDHTTPKPTSEWKAGEIITDGPYEVTVPADKFDTYDLLIGLFDGDRLSLRGRDAGGSKILLARLKLTRKDGVITKIGLADEPELTGAEVRRADFTAHLNQPGTRVDFGLVATDGSVKVNRGESSLTVFPYPREKQFNVTLDVAKLSGGAAAEARLQVRALAAGTQADLGTLPFQMTKGRLSFQVGMKGAGRYVVSW
- a CDS encoding Gfo/Idh/MocA family oxidoreductase → MQRVCVIGLGPIGNRHADLHRENPLAELVGVCDILKDRADAASERLGVPAFYDVPTMLEALKPDLCSVATGGEEYGSDHCLPTCQALEAGCHVLCEKPISNDIAQAEKMVATAKRMNRCFGIDLNHRFNPAHRLAKKWVEEGRLGHLLFINMSMWIMNPRESSPYFQLKALHPHTVDIMRYFCGDVEAVQCFATKAPGRKIWSTAQFNLKFKNGVVGSLTGSYDIMRGHPMERCEVAGTGGRFVIEDIFKQVTLYPAGTLEKVVYTEPSLFGGMRDFVDTFRDRITTFVKQVDEGVAPEDIDGSGEAGLAAQKVLAAAIESLNTETVVHIK
- a CDS encoding glycoside hydrolase family protein, with product MSFSDRLLPAPVGGGFSMEGYWVWCGSVIQGEDGRFHMFAARWPQSLPFFKGYLRASEIVRAVSDVPEGPYRFEEIVLPARGPRYWDGMMTHNPTIHRWRDKYLLMYIGSTYLEPEECYNSIRIGLATSSSVYGPWERLDHPVLEPRPGKWDGTVVTNPAPCVLPDGRILLVYRSNTPQGLRLGAAMADTLGAPFERISDDPVISFEGGHFVEDPCIWQTGDHFEMLAKDLTGITGEIGAGIHATSADGVSWQLTDNTPAYSRRIVWSDGTQTVQSHLERPQLLLKDERPTHLFMATASGPDDPESLRTWAVTRTWNMVIPLEPEA
- a CDS encoding DUF4855 domain-containing protein, translated to MHRTALLLMLAACSLSHADYCPPDSPASGGMRDIMLAYLEPGHWQEADFRPYVGYLDKSRGDVVTDWFYDSFLFLMFSGAPSGGAYYSGTANRDDWVSYLDLLFSAQHNLAALDACIEATGQKLGDPNHTCPVILMIPYLSPRLASFGDVDGDGRNEDPANDADRIKAFRWFLSQCMERWQAQSYRHLRLWGFYWMNEGIHERETAILKTVAADVRARNLGFHWIPWFKAPGYDRWRDLGLDFAIVQPNYAFMGVPRGMVVPDEDRLTQNANAAREHGLGVEMELDYATDRDPGQRLELQLYLNHGVEELDGYMKDAVRAYYQSYDSIARLHDSPLPECNRLYDDLYRFHKGTYRRRPVSLCENAKAVTGPAVRDRLTDGLWCTRPGFEDRVESLPGGTEVEVRLDGTQIVGDVRVHLVAREASSLKPPSSVQVFLRRGITGYTLAAEVACPRLPDIGGGSQAGFVILPFTPQRADWIKVVLKGSPQDQVGVDEIVVMPAAHLLWGVPYALEGQAATDARATGGAELVDGRVGNSPDSAGAVHFSTGSGKAVFDLDESWYLSSALAHYRLPGRKLDAAEEARIRYRVTLETGAAATQTGPWQSATPGGDCWTELPLPRGEARRVTFELSGPADVGWDELQVCRTPNLAQEKPYSLTQPFSSKYPDTDGSELTDGLLTETGFGDGRTVGWYSQPVSVLLDLQREQKIDAIRLHMQGGGYAAVNYPDVIEARCSSDGETWQLMNLGPVQREVTYSATTTDGLNELAWLTLPAGGINTRFLRLNLTGSGWIMISEIQAVSDGRNVVQGCPYHLLPTPSSEAKYADDGLRLTDGDYTREGGGWSKAVGWPSGEPGVIVDLLKPQQVRTVRVHCLGGGPGAVYFPPRLSVSTSLDGKEWTPEQVTTEHPEEPGNKGKATFMSVQLPPTEARFVRVIAQRKVWVMLDEIEVYGP